DNA sequence from the Gammaproteobacteria bacterium genome:
GAAGATCGAAACTGTAGACCTCGTTGCCGTAATAGTCGGCATGGCCGCCGCCCCAGATCAGCATCTTGCGATGGACCGGATCGAATGCGCCGCCGCCCCAGGCATCGACGATCGCAGGACAGCCGACAGTGGCATGCACGCCAAAGGAAGCCGGTGCACACACATCCATCATGTGCGTGGCCGGCGCTTCGTACCAGGTATCGGGAGGCAGCTCGACCAAGTGACGCTCGAAATCGCTCAAGGTGTTATCGGGCGGTCCGGCGAAGCTTGCGATTACGTTGCGCACGGCCGTCATGTCGATGACGCAAGGCGTTACACCCGAGCAGCCGGCACCACTCCAGCCGCTGAAGGTGTGTCCGGCGACCAGCACAGGTGTTGCTGTCAGCGTGACGCGCGTTCCGCTGGAAAAGCTGGCGCTGCAATTCACGCTGCAATCGGTAATGCCGGCGGGATTACTGCTGACCGTGCCGCCGCCGGCAATAGTCACTGTCAGCGTAAACGTGGACTCCGGCCGCGGCGTGAAACTGGCGCTCACGTTACGCGCGGCGCTCAGGGTCACGGTGCACGTGAGATTCGATCCGCTGCAATCGCCGCCCCAACCGCTGAAGATGGAATCGGCCGCCGGCGCGGCAGTCAATGTAACAACAGCGCCGCTGGCATAAGATTCGCTGCAATCGCTGCCGCAGTCGATGCCGGCAGGCGCCGAGGTGACGCCACCGGAGCCGGACTTGGTGAGCGTGAGCGTATATGTCGGTGTCGGATCCGGCTTCGGATCGGGCGTAGGCGCACCCGACTCGCCGCTGCTGCCGCCACCGCATCCGGCGAGCCACAGCGATGTACTAAATAAGATTACCGTCGATTTGGGCGCGAAAGTTTTCATGATGCTCACCAAGCAACTCCCGACGGATCGGATGTCGCCATTCCCGAATCAGAGGCTGTAACGTCGAATGCGTAAGTTACTGATGGGTTGACTGACGGTGGGTTGGTCAACTCTGAGTTAGCTGCATCAGAAGTTTGACCGCCGCCTAAGAGCAGCGCTGTACTGACAGCGGCGAGTTGCCAAAGCGGTGAACCCGAGCGAACCGATGGAATAGCGACTGACGGCAGGTTGATCCATTTCGCACAAAAGACGTGGAGCGCTGCAAACAAAGTTTTTGTAATGGCGATCATGTTGCCTCCCTTTATACCTTTATGGTTGTTACTCTCAATTTCTCGCAAACCAACCACCGATGTCGCGCCATAACCGACTACCGCGATCCACTTACTGACAGTTGGTAACGATGGGCCAGCAAGAAACCCAAATGAAAATGAAGACGACAAAAAGCGACGCGCCAGCAGGAAATTATTTCGAAAACGCACAAATTTACACATTTACACAAAAGTACAACGCGACATATATATCAGAAAGATGTCGTGGTGCATCAAGCAAGTTCTCGCCACTCTAGTGAAGTAACGCGTGTCATCGGCGTCGCGCGCATACGAATCAGAAACATCGCCGCGACCTACTTTAGTGTCACGGAAGTCTCTCCGCAGGGCAGGAAAATCCTTACACGGACGGTAACGAGCCATAGCGTCACGGCTCGGGCGCTGTTCGCATTCACGATCGGATAAAGCTATTCACGCGAGGAACGCGAGTGTTTTGCGCGACGTGATTTCGCATGTCGTTCAGTCGCGCTCACCGAAAGGGGTATACCGGTCGAGTCGATATATTGAGAATTTTGGTTAACGATCGATCGGAGATCCTCGTGTCCAGCGGATGGCGAATATAAGCAGATTACCAATAATCGGTAATGCCGCCAGCGTCGTTTTGCTTGACTGAGGTTCGACCATGCTAGATTCCATCGAAGTAGTGGCTGCACTCAAGAAAATCCTCAACGAGCGTTTTGGCGTCGATCCATCCGGGCTGAACGAAGATTCGCGTCTGCAGGACGTCGGTGTCGACTCGCTTCATGTGTTGCACATCCTGCTCGACATGGAAACACTGTTCGATATCAAGCTCGATGAGCTTTCGCTGTCGACGAATCCGTCGCTCGGCGAGATTCGCGACTTGGTCTGTAACAGCGCAGCGATCGCACCGTAGATCGGATCGTTTCAATGAAACTTGCCGAGATGTCGAGGCGTCGGGACGTCGTTGTCACCGGTATCGGTGTGATATCGCCCATCGGTGTCAATGCCGACGAGGTAGTGGCGTCGTTGGTCGGTGGACGATCTGGGATTCGGTTGTGTCAGGTCCATGCATTAACGAAGGTGCATGCCGCCGGCATCGTTCCGGCGATGTTCGATGATCAATTCAGCAAACTCGAGCTGCCGTATTTGGACCGCTGCCAACAGATGGCCATCGTCGGCGCCCGCCAGGCGATCAGCGATGCCGGGTTGGAAAATTTCGCGGACGACGGCCAACGCGCCGGTGTCTTCTATGGCAATGTCAGAGGCGGGGCGACGGCGGAGCAGGGGTGGTACGAGCAACTGTTCGTCGACCACAAGCAGATGTCACGGCCGTTCACGGCAATGGCGCTGATGCATAATGCCGGCGCCGCTCATATCTCGATACGCCATCAGATTTTGGGTCCGGTGATGACCCACGCTAGTGCCTGCGCGGCATCGACCATGGCGATCGGCGAGGCGCTACGCGCTATTCGCGACGGTTATTTGGACGTGGCCGTTGCCGGCGGTGCCGAGGCGCCGCTGACGGCGTTCAATCTCGGCATGTTCGAAGGTACGCGCGCGCTGGCAATGCCGGATCCAGTGAACGTTGGTCGTAGTTGCAAACCTTTTGCCAAGAACCGGACCGGATTGGTGCTCGGCGAGGGCGCGGCGTTCGTCGTGCTCGAGTCGTTGGAGCGGGCGATCGCCCGCGGCGCTTCCATTTACGCCGTATTATCCGGCTATGGTGTTGCCTCGGATGGTTATCATATTGGCGCGCCGAAGGCCGACGGCCAAACCGCTGCGATCCAGGCGGCGCTTGCCGATGCCGGATTGCAGCCGGCGGATATTCACTATTTGAACGCACATGGGACCGCGACGCGGGGCGGTGACGAGGTCGAGGCGAGAGCGATTCGCCTAGCCTTCGGTGCCGCTGCCGATACGTTGCCGGTAAGCTCGACAAAGTCGGTTCACGGTCATTTGATCGGCGCCGCCGGCGCGTTGGAGCTCGTCATCACGATTCTGGCGCTAACGAAATCGTTCCTGCCCGCGACCGCCAATCTGGATCAAATCGATCCGGCGTGCGCGCTCAATCACATTGCCAACGTGCCTATCATCGATCATTCGATCGATCACGCCATGTCGTTCTCATGTGGTTTCGGCGGCACCAACGCGGCGCTGGTCATCTCGAAGCCACGCGATCTGCCATCGCGGTGCGCTGCTGGATCGTTTACGACGTCGTGAACCGAGATCGTTAGAAATGACTGGTTCGTTGCCATCCGAGTCACGCATGACGCCGCGTATCGTCGTCGAATTCGAGACCGGCCGGTTCAATATTTTGTGGGTATCGTTGACACACGTCGCTGGCGCGACATCGCCAACTTTTTCGTGGTCGATCATGTGCGAATTCGGCGATTTGTTGCGGACGATTGCCCGGAACCGCGGTTGTTGGCAGGGCGATACCGAACTCGTACCGATCCATTACCTGGTTCTTCGATCGACACATCCGCATTACTTCGGTCTCGGCGGCGACCTCAACTATTTTATCGATTGCATTCGCCGGCGCGACCGCGATGCGTTGTACCGTTACTCGCGACTGGCGCTCGATCTGATATACGAATGGGCAACAATGTCCGTTCGTGGCACGACTACGATCGCGCTCGTGCAAGGTCGTATGCTGGGCGGAGCGTTCGAGCTGGGGTTGGCGGCCGATTTTCTGATCGCCGAAGAACATAGCGTATTCGCCTTTCCGGAAATTCTGTTCGGTTTATTCCCTTGCAGCGGCGGCATGAGCTTGCTGGCACAGCGCGTCAGTATTCGGCAAGCGCAGCGAATGCTCGCCGATCCGTGCGTTTATACCGTTGCTGATCTCGAGCGCTTGAAATTGGTCGACGACATTTGCGCGCGTGGCGAGGGCGTCCGCGGTGTGCGTAAATTCATCGCCGCTCATGCCGCGTGTCATTCCGCACGCCTCATGCTGCAGCGCGCGCGTCACCGCATGGCGCCATTGGACTACGCCGAAATGTTGAAGGTCGTCGACGATTGGGTCACGGCGGCGATCGGATTGAACGCGGAAAGTCTGCGTGCCATGGAAATGTTGATCAAGCTGCAACGCGCGGCGGTGAACCACGCAGGTATCTCTTGCCGATAACGACAGCATGTCGGCGAGTTTAGTAAACAAGGATCGAAAGTAGGATTTTTTGCAGGCAGCTTGTGCTCGTCGATACTCTATGGCGGACATCGCTCGTTTCCATTTCGGCGATTTCGACCGTGTCGGTGTTCATTCTTCCCAACCAGTCTCGGACGTTTTAGTTAGCGCCGGTCGATTTACTACCCAAAACAATTTGTCGAAACGCCGCCGGCGACATCCCCGCCGCCTCGCGGAACACGTGCGACAGATGTGCCGCGTTGGTGAAGCCGTACTCATGGGCGATCCATGTCGGCGTTTGTCGCCCGCGTAAGATTTCGTCGGCGATACGCGGCATACGTATGGCCGCGACGAGCTTGGCGAACGATGTGCCGGCGTTGGCGAGCTGGCGTTAGCGGCGGTATTGGTGAAACATTTCCTCTCCGATCATAGAAAATCGCGCACCGGACTCTACGCAAGTGGGATGTGAGTCTTGTTCTGAGCGAGCCAGGTTTCGAACGTCTGCAGCGAGGGGTTCAGCGCCCGGTGTACGCCGTCGGTTATGTCGCCAATGCCGAGCAGACGCCCACTGCATTGCTCGGTATCCGTTGGTTAATGGATCCGCTTCCGGCGGTGTTGTTGCTATTGGCGGTGCCGCTGCTGCTCACCTATCCCCTCGGTCGCCGCGAGCACGAGCGCCTGTGCCAGCAGTTAGGACGCCGTTGACGCTTGCAGTTGATTCGGTTTGGCATAGCACGATGTCGTGCTCGTGCGGGCGTCTATCCGGTAGCAGTGCCTTTCCCTCAACGGCTTCAAGGAAATCGCAAGAGTAGGTCTACTAACGCCGCTGCGCGACTATTGAGGTTATGAAAGCTCATCGCGACGATTTCCGTCGACTTAATTAAGATTAAGCGCCCAATCACGCCGCTCAACCCTAATGGCTTATTTTCTTCAACAGCTCATTAATGGCGTCACGCTCGGCATGATCTACGGCTTAATCGCCATTGGTTACACGATGGTGTATGGCATCCTCGGCATGATCAACTTCGCGCACGGCGAGATTTATATGATCGGTGCCTTCATCGCTGTCATCGCCCTCACCGTGTTGGGGCTGGTTGGCATCACTTATGTTCCGTTGGCGCTATTAATTGTGTTGATGGTGGCGATGGCGTTTACCGCCATTTATGGCTGGACGCTGGAGCGCATCGCCTACCGGCCGCTACGCGGCGCACCGCGGCTGGCGCCGCTGATCTCCGCCATCGGCATGTCGATCTTTTTGCAAAATTACGTGCAGCTCATGCAAGGCGCGCACGCCAAACCGGTGCCGCCGGTGATCCGCGGTGGATTTACCGTCTATGAGAGCGGTGGTTTCGAGGTTGGGGTGAGTTATGTGCAGATTCTTATCTGGGTACTGACGCTCTTGCTCATGACCGCATTCGCATTCGTGATTGCGCGCACGGCGCTTGGGCGCGAACAGCGGTGTGTCGAGCAAGACCGGGTGATGGCCGAGCTTGTCGGCATCGACGTCAATCGCATCATCTCGTTGACGTTCGTGATCGGTGCCGCGCTGGCCGCGGTGGCCGGTGTGATGGTGATGCTCTATTACGGCGTGGTCGATTTCTTTATCGGCTTCCTTGCCGGTATCAAGGCGTTCACCGCTGCCGTGCTCGGTGGCATCGGTTCGATCCCCGGCGCAATTTTGGGCGGGCTCATACTGGGCCTGGTCGAGTCGTTTTGGTCGGCGTACTTTTCGATCGAGTACAAAGATATGGCGGCGTTCTCAATCCTCGTGCTCGTGTTGATCTTTCGTCCGACCGGTCTCCTCGGGCGACCAGATGTGGAGAAAGTGTAGTGCCGGCCGCACAAGCGCCCGCGTATTCCAACTGGCCGCGTCGCCTGAAGGACGCCGCGGCCGCGGCGACGATCGCGTTTTTGTTGGCGTTTCCGCTGGTCGGCTTTCGTATCGTCGACGACGTAGTGGGCCTGCGTACCGAAACGCGTTTCGCGTGGGTCGCAATCGGTGTCATCGCCGTGTTCATCGGGCGCTTAGTGATAAGTACGTTCGTCGGCGTGGGTGCACGTCCGCAACCGATCAACATGCTCGCGCGGATGGGAGCGCGCCTTAAGCCGTACCGCAAATTTTTTGTTGGGGCGGCTTTAAGTTTCGCCGTTGCGCTGCCGTTCTTGCCATTTGCCAGTCGCTATACCATCGACGTCGCCACTACCGTGCTGATCTACGTGATGCTCGGTTGGGGTCTCAACATCGTCGTCGGTCTGGCCGGTCTGCTCGATCTCGGTTACGTCGCGTTCTATGCCGTCGGCAGCTACAGTTACGCGTTGCTGGCGTTACATTTCGGGTTGTCATTCTGGTGGTGCCTGCCGCTGGCCGGGTTGTTCGCCGCCGCCGCCGGCGTAGTGCTCGGCTTTCCGGTGCTGCGCCTGCGCGGCGATTATTTGGCGATAGTCACGCTCGGTTTCGGCGAGATGGTGCACATCGCGCTGGTCAATTGGCAGACGTTGACCGGTGGTCCGAGTGGGCTTGCCGGTGTACCGCGTCCGTCGTTTTTCGGTGCGCCGTTCACGGCGGAGCCGCCGGCAGGGGTGACAGCGTTTCATCAACTCTTCGGCATTGAGTACGCCGCATCGCAGCGCGTGGTGTTTCTCTATTTCCTGATCCTGGCGTTGGCGCTGCTGACCAATGTCTTTACGCTGCGTATTCGCAAGTTGCCGGTCGGTCGTGCCTGGGAGGCACTGCGCGAAGACGAGATCGCCTGTCGCGCACTCGGCATCAGCCCGCGCAACACCAAGCTCACAGCGTTCGCCGTCGGCGCGATGTTCGGCGGTTTTGCCGGCGCGTTTTTCGCCACGCGCCAAGGATTTATCAGTCCGGAAAGTTTTACCTTCATCGAGTCGGCGACGATCCTGGCGATCGTCGTGCTCGGTGGCATGGGCAGCCAGATCGGCGTCGTGATTGCGGCGCTGTTCCTGGT
Encoded proteins:
- a CDS encoding acyl carrier protein, which translates into the protein MLDSIEVVAALKKILNERFGVDPSGLNEDSRLQDVGVDSLHVLHILLDMETLFDIKLDELSLSTNPSLGEIRDLVCNSAAIAP
- a CDS encoding beta-ketoacyl-[acyl-carrier-protein] synthase family protein, with the translated sequence MKLAEMSRRRDVVVTGIGVISPIGVNADEVVASLVGGRSGIRLCQVHALTKVHAAGIVPAMFDDQFSKLELPYLDRCQQMAIVGARQAISDAGLENFADDGQRAGVFYGNVRGGATAEQGWYEQLFVDHKQMSRPFTAMALMHNAGAAHISIRHQILGPVMTHASACAASTMAIGEALRAIRDGYLDVAVAGGAEAPLTAFNLGMFEGTRALAMPDPVNVGRSCKPFAKNRTGLVLGEGAAFVVLESLERAIARGASIYAVLSGYGVASDGYHIGAPKADGQTAAIQAALADAGLQPADIHYLNAHGTATRGGDEVEARAIRLAFGAAADTLPVSSTKSVHGHLIGAAGALELVITILALTKSFLPATANLDQIDPACALNHIANVPIIDHSIDHAMSFSCGFGGTNAALVISKPRDLPSRCAAGSFTTS
- a CDS encoding enoyl-CoA hydratase/isomerase family protein, with translation MTPRIVVEFETGRFNILWVSLTHVAGATSPTFSWSIMCEFGDLLRTIARNRGCWQGDTELVPIHYLVLRSTHPHYFGLGGDLNYFIDCIRRRDRDALYRYSRLALDLIYEWATMSVRGTTTIALVQGRMLGGAFELGLAADFLIAEEHSVFAFPEILFGLFPCSGGMSLLAQRVSIRQAQRMLADPCVYTVADLERLKLVDDICARGEGVRGVRKFIAAHAACHSARLMLQRARHRMAPLDYAEMLKVVDDWVTAAIGLNAESLRAMEMLIKLQRAAVNHAGISCR
- a CDS encoding helix-turn-helix domain-containing protein — protein: MPRIADEILRGRQTPTWIAHEYGFTNAAHLSHVFREAAGMSPAAFRQIVLGSKSTGAN
- a CDS encoding branched-chain amino acid ABC transporter permease LivH (LivHMGF is the membrane component of the LIV-I/LS branched-chain amino acid transporter), which gives rise to MAYFLQQLINGVTLGMIYGLIAIGYTMVYGILGMINFAHGEIYMIGAFIAVIALTVLGLVGITYVPLALLIVLMVAMAFTAIYGWTLERIAYRPLRGAPRLAPLISAIGMSIFLQNYVQLMQGAHAKPVPPVIRGGFTVYESGGFEVGVSYVQILIWVLTLLLMTAFAFVIARTALGREQRCVEQDRVMAELVGIDVNRIISLTFVIGAALAAVAGVMVMLYYGVVDFFIGFLAGIKAFTAAVLGGIGSIPGAILGGLILGLVESFWSAYFSIEYKDMAAFSILVLVLIFRPTGLLGRPDVEKV
- the livM gene encoding high-affinity branched-chain amino acid ABC transporter permease LivM; protein product: MPAAQAPAYSNWPRRLKDAAAAATIAFLLAFPLVGFRIVDDVVGLRTETRFAWVAIGVIAVFIGRLVISTFVGVGARPQPINMLARMGARLKPYRKFFVGAALSFAVALPFLPFASRYTIDVATTVLIYVMLGWGLNIVVGLAGLLDLGYVAFYAVGSYSYALLALHFGLSFWWCLPLAGLFAAAAGVVLGFPVLRLRGDYLAIVTLGFGEMVHIALVNWQTLTGGPSGLAGVPRPSFFGAPFTAEPPAGVTAFHQLFGIEYAASQRVVFLYFLILALALLTNVFTLRIRKLPVGRAWEALREDEIACRALGISPRNTKLTAFAVGAMFGGFAGAFFATRQGFISPESFTFIESATILAIVVLGGMGSQIGVVIAALFLVLVPEIGREFAQFRMLLFGAAMVLIMAWRPRGLLAWRAPTLRLARAAERP